From Candidatus Poribacteria bacterium, the proteins below share one genomic window:
- a CDS encoding methyltransferase domain-containing protein, producing MDSHVKPLTDESYWTTLWDGQQHKIRHLRWAYVANRQLAKLFNRALSGFKQPTLIELGCADSLWLPYLAQNYESECYGVDFSELGCQLAQRNLALAGAKGTIICEDLFTFAKKQRAAFDFVYSMGLIEHFDAPQTILEEMSSLLKPGGTMLTVTPNLRGMYTPIARVASPKLLATHKVILPTDLDAALRDSGFHVTEFGYTGGPLKLSVVDYSPWRAVIGKWGHEVLCKCVNLTDIVVGNLLVGFRVPNQQLTSPYVYALCTKPNSV from the coding sequence ATGGATTCGCACGTTAAACCCTTGACAGATGAATCCTATTGGACGACGCTTTGGGATGGGCAACAGCACAAAATTCGTCACTTACGATGGGCTTATGTGGCGAACCGTCAACTTGCTAAGTTGTTCAACCGAGCACTTTCAGGTTTTAAACAACCGACGTTAATTGAGTTGGGGTGCGCTGATTCGCTGTGGCTCCCCTATCTCGCCCAAAACTATGAAAGCGAGTGTTACGGTGTTGATTTTTCGGAGTTGGGGTGCCAACTTGCGCAACGGAACCTTGCCCTTGCGGGTGCCAAAGGGACAATCATCTGTGAAGATTTGTTCACGTTTGCTAAAAAACAGCGCGCAGCGTTTGATTTCGTTTATTCAATGGGGTTGATTGAACATTTCGACGCGCCGCAAACGATCTTGGAGGAGATGTCCAGCCTTCTCAAACCGGGGGGAACAATGCTCACGGTAACACCGAACTTGCGCGGTATGTATACGCCGATCGCCCGCGTCGCGAGTCCGAAGCTCCTCGCGACACACAAGGTAATTCTGCCAACTGACCTCGATGCAGCGTTACGAGACTCAGGATTTCACGTTACAGAGTTTGGATATACAGGCGGTCCCTTGAAGTTGAGCGTTGTTGATTATTCGCCGTGGCGGGCAGTTATTGGTAAGTGGGGGCATGAAGTGCTCTGTAAGTGTGTCAATCTAACGGATATTGTCGTTGGTAATCTCTTAGTCGGGTTTCGTGTGCCAAACCAGCAGTTGACTTCACCATACGTGTATGCGCTCTGCACAAAACCAAATAGTGTGTGA
- a CDS encoding CvpA family protein, with amino-acid sequence MTKLDIGILILVGLAGVSCCRAGFTRSVWGVFVIGLGFFIACQFWSQLAVFLQKFVKDPTWAKWLSIVVIVLAISILVDSLFERIQRILEKGVLGWVNRLLGLGFGIASGGLVIAAALILLNTYSSEGFKKEIENSHLAPQLIDIGNNVWAVGKEHVQKQLDTE; translated from the coding sequence ATGACAAAACTTGATATCGGTATTCTCATTCTTGTTGGGTTGGCTGGCGTAAGTTGCTGCCGTGCTGGTTTCACCCGAAGTGTATGGGGTGTGTTCGTTATCGGTCTGGGTTTCTTCATCGCCTGTCAATTTTGGAGCCAGCTTGCGGTGTTTCTTCAAAAGTTTGTGAAGGATCCCACTTGGGCAAAATGGCTAAGCATCGTTGTCATTGTACTCGCTATCTCTATTCTCGTTGACTCACTCTTTGAACGTATCCAGCGGATTCTTGAAAAGGGAGTTTTGGGTTGGGTAAACCGCTTACTTGGACTCGGCTTCGGCATTGCTTCAGGTGGACTCGTTATCGCCGCTGCACTTATCTTACTCAACACATATAGCAGCGAAGGTTTTAAAAAAGAGATTGAAAATTCTCATCTTGCCCCACAACTCATAGACATCGGTAATAACGTTTGGGCAGTTGGCAAAGAACATGTGCAAAAGCAACTCGATACCGAATGA
- a CDS encoding DUF2851 family protein, with the protein MDDITTIEDVLKLFREIDETHKPDLDKIDEAFVQKLWQEQRFFNTNMETIDRRPIRVLKPGVWNHNEGPDFMHAEIEIDGKLQVGDVEIHVRSSEWYAHKHHLNSRYNRVILHAVFFNDDFNLRTRLQNNKRVPTLELLKWVAVDTGNLYDDSQAPETTDGRCRITGKQLNMEVLKSVFESLGRERFLEKAESIRLLRTRLDFEQLLYEGIMEALGYERNSKAFRELAQHVPFTDLDEKSALEIQAILFGVAGLLPSQREKSFPPEVTNDSSVIALEELWRASECAELPPRMTEARWSFTGRPVNRPTRRIAAMSQLIHACQGSLMMYFLPTCEKAADVDTPKLLRTIEKKLRALLMLEPIGYWETHFDFGTGGARKAVLIGKDRAVDIIINKILPAAYVWAVEAESQKLQAAILRLYRTGSKSTGNKIIRKIDEQIFTTEAQQMRHLKPTAKIEQGILRLHKNYCADWLCDLCPILEHDAVLPEEG; encoded by the coding sequence ATGGACGATATAACCACAATTGAGGATGTCCTTAAACTTTTCAGAGAAATTGACGAGACCCACAAGCCTGACTTGGATAAAATTGACGAGGCGTTCGTTCAGAAATTGTGGCAGGAGCAACGCTTTTTCAATACCAACATGGAAACGATTGATCGACGACCCATTCGCGTCCTAAAACCGGGTGTCTGGAACCATAACGAAGGTCCCGATTTTATGCACGCTGAGATTGAGATTGATGGGAAACTTCAGGTCGGTGATGTCGAAATTCACGTCCGATCTTCAGAGTGGTACGCCCATAAACATCACCTCAATTCCAGATACAACCGCGTTATTCTGCACGCCGTGTTTTTTAATGATGACTTCAATCTACGGACGCGGCTTCAGAACAATAAACGCGTCCCGACCCTCGAATTGCTGAAATGGGTCGCTGTAGATACAGGGAATCTATACGATGATAGTCAAGCCCCAGAAACAACTGATGGACGTTGTCGAATAACGGGGAAACAACTGAACATGGAGGTGTTGAAAAGCGTTTTTGAATCTTTGGGACGTGAACGGTTTTTGGAAAAGGCAGAATCAATACGCCTGTTAAGAACGCGCCTCGATTTCGAGCAACTCCTCTATGAAGGTATCATGGAGGCACTCGGGTATGAACGGAATAGCAAGGCATTTCGCGAGTTGGCGCAGCATGTGCCTTTCACTGATCTTGATGAGAAGTCAGCGTTAGAAATTCAGGCGATCCTCTTCGGCGTTGCCGGACTCCTACCCTCACAACGAGAGAAATCGTTCCCGCCTGAAGTAACAAACGATTCGAGTGTTATCGCATTAGAAGAATTGTGGCGCGCTTCAGAATGTGCTGAACTCCCTCCACGTATGACAGAAGCACGCTGGAGCTTTACAGGAAGACCTGTTAACCGTCCTACCCGACGGATCGCTGCGATGAGTCAACTCATTCACGCGTGCCAAGGCAGCCTCATGATGTACTTTCTGCCAACCTGTGAAAAGGCGGCAGATGTAGATACACCAAAACTATTACGAACCATCGAAAAAAAACTTCGCGCACTGCTGATGCTCGAACCCATCGGCTACTGGGAAACGCATTTCGATTTCGGTACAGGCGGTGCCCGTAAAGCAGTTCTTATTGGTAAGGATCGAGCCGTGGACATCATTATCAATAAAATTTTACCAGCTGCCTACGTTTGGGCTGTCGAAGCGGAGAGCCAGAAATTGCAGGCGGCAATTCTACGACTCTACAGGACTGGTTCCAAGTCAACAGGGAACAAGATTATCCGCAAGATTGACGAACAAATTTTTACGACAGAGGCGCAGCAGATGCGCCACCTGAAACCGACCGCTAAAATTGAACAAGGCATCCTCCGTCTCCATAAAAACTATTGTGCGGATTGGCTCTGCGACCTCTGCCCTATTTTGGAACACGATGCGGTTCTCCCCGAGGAAGGTTAG
- a CDS encoding SGNH/GDSL hydrolase family protein: MSNLLFESGDKVLFIGDSITDCGRRDAHAAPLGNGYVRKITELITAKYPERQITYINKGIGGDIVEGLENRWDVDVIDEKPKWLSVKIGINNASRQHTEGVSTEDYLPVWEECYRRILTRAKTELDASLFLFEIFYIEEDVDAPRPLAVDAYNESIHRLAKEFDARLIPTNAAFDSAVAARPGALWTTQDGVHPNAEGHTLMALEFLKQAAW, from the coding sequence GTGAGTAATTTATTATTTGAATCTGGAGATAAGGTGCTTTTTATTGGGGACAGTATTACAGATTGTGGACGACGTGATGCACATGCCGCTCCATTGGGGAATGGCTACGTCCGCAAAATAACCGAACTTATCACCGCAAAATACCCGGAACGTCAGATCACATACATCAATAAAGGCATTGGTGGGGACATCGTTGAGGGTTTAGAAAATCGATGGGATGTCGATGTCATTGACGAAAAACCGAAGTGGCTTTCAGTGAAGATCGGTATTAACAATGCGAGTCGGCAGCACACTGAAGGTGTCTCGACAGAAGATTACTTACCGGTTTGGGAAGAGTGTTATCGGCGGATTCTCACGCGTGCGAAAACCGAATTAGATGCCTCACTTTTTCTATTTGAAATTTTTTATATTGAAGAAGATGTTGACGCGCCGCGTCCATTGGCTGTTGATGCTTACAATGAAAGTATTCACAGGCTCGCGAAGGAATTTGATGCAAGGCTGATACCCACGAATGCCGCTTTTGACAGCGCAGTCGCTGCTCGTCCGGGCGCGCTCTGGACGACTCAAGACGGCGTTCATCCAAACGCAGAGGGGCATACTTTGATGGCGTTGGAATTCCTCAAGCAGGCAGCGTGGTAA
- a CDS encoding tetratricopeptide repeat protein, with amino-acid sequence MKTTLPVSTQYRQQYRRVSCALPLIFFWIFSLSTGMAVGNRQQSAVSKEILSADGFRVLNADRYFADSLFQESDYLNAAHEYKRLLFSHPDAPQIDFIAFRVAASYQNAGKLENAIRAYQLLIDTYPKSVLVARAKNNIAQCHVLLGDNAQGIASLKRFLSEHKESNLAPRAHFTIGMLHIDKGEWTQASRVWNEVFLTYPESPFAKVSDRLARTVKDVDTLPRRSPTVAGVLSALVPGSGQVYSGRTMNGLYAFVSVAVFGSASFYYINEERYEVAVPVGVLGLFLYGNSIYQSVQTARAFNIQQEQYFRNRLQQEIRDSGLFGATPPPKDEVTLVLWKSRF; translated from the coding sequence ATGAAAACCACCCTCCCCGTTTCAACGCAATATAGGCAGCAATATAGGCGTGTGAGTTGTGCCTTGCCTCTTATTTTCTTCTGGATATTCTCCTTATCCACTGGAATGGCTGTCGGAAACCGTCAGCAATCAGCAGTCAGTAAAGAGATTCTCTCTGCTGATGGTTTCCGAGTGCTGAACGCTGATCGCTATTTTGCAGATTCGCTTTTCCAAGAGAGTGATTACCTCAACGCCGCTCACGAGTATAAGCGACTCCTCTTTTCACATCCTGATGCCCCTCAAATCGACTTCATAGCATTCCGTGTTGCTGCATCTTATCAGAACGCCGGTAAATTGGAAAACGCGATCCGTGCTTATCAACTTCTGATCGACACATATCCGAAAAGTGTCCTCGTCGCGCGTGCGAAAAATAATATCGCGCAGTGCCATGTTTTGTTGGGAGATAACGCACAAGGGATCGCATCACTCAAGCGTTTTCTCTCGGAGCATAAGGAGAGCAATTTGGCACCGCGGGCGCATTTCACAATCGGAATGCTCCACATAGATAAGGGAGAATGGACACAAGCAAGCCGGGTATGGAACGAGGTTTTTTTAACTTATCCAGAGAGTCCTTTTGCGAAAGTCAGCGATAGATTAGCACGGACAGTCAAAGACGTTGACACGCTGCCGCGCCGTTCTCCGACGGTTGCTGGCGTGCTTTCAGCGTTGGTCCCGGGGAGCGGACAGGTTTATAGCGGACGGACGATGAACGGACTTTACGCCTTTGTTAGTGTGGCAGTATTTGGGAGTGCAAGCTTCTATTACATCAACGAAGAACGTTACGAAGTTGCCGTTCCTGTCGGCGTGCTTGGGTTGTTTCTCTATGGGAACAGTATCTATCAGAGTGTCCAGACGGCACGCGCCTTCAACATCCAACAGGAGCAATACTTTCGGAATCGACTCCAACAGGAAATTCGGGATTCAGGGTTATTTGGAGCAACACCCCCTCCCAAGGACGAGGTAACACTCGTATTGTGGAAATCCAGGTTTTGA
- a CDS encoding FHA domain-containing protein: MRFWKKWRRSGISADDLKKAEMLEAYTCWLKNEKLSRKQKRLLKEVNNFPELQPLKQLIDFSHYRFEERENVLPPPGAEQRARERVMAEIRGEALETDTVTADGLELQPGYSPQGMGSETTEIMQVDASLPNAEALRKWDTEQSTASPEMLKRYNAIRTLSRLHIRFEQKDDDVYVTDLGSSNTTYVDNTRVETPTLIEDGSTLKCGKVSFKVVNIERS, translated from the coding sequence ATGCGCTTCTGGAAAAAATGGCGGAGGTCCGGCATCTCGGCAGATGACCTGAAAAAGGCAGAAATGCTGGAAGCTTATACGTGTTGGCTGAAAAACGAAAAACTATCACGTAAGCAGAAACGTCTCCTAAAGGAGGTTAATAACTTCCCGGAACTTCAGCCATTGAAACAATTAATAGACTTCTCACACTACCGTTTTGAGGAAAGAGAGAATGTCTTACCGCCGCCGGGTGCCGAGCAGCGCGCGCGGGAACGCGTGATGGCGGAAATTCGGGGCGAAGCCCTGGAAACCGATACTGTTACGGCAGACGGACTGGAGCTGCAACCCGGTTACAGCCCACAAGGTATGGGCAGCGAAACGACGGAAATTATGCAGGTCGACGCATCTTTACCCAACGCAGAGGCACTGCGGAAGTGGGACACCGAACAATCGACTGCATCTCCAGAGATGTTGAAACGTTACAACGCAATCCGGACGCTTTCCCGTTTACACATCCGATTTGAACAGAAGGATGATGATGTGTATGTTACAGATTTGGGTAGCTCCAACACAACTTATGTTGATAATACACGCGTTGAAACGCCGACCCTTATTGAAGACGGCTCTACTCTAAAATGTGGAAAAGTGAGTTTCAAAGTCGTCAATATTGAGCGGTCATAA
- a CDS encoding peptidase MA family metallohydrolase — protein MALSHFQQATLSYRQACYVESIQHYLAGLKLGAAQHHYIYADLAKAYEMVGEWDTALACLDIALQLCPKSPTALRRKARILDEKACYDTLICLDDFKKPPPRKFLKQLQENTTKFSKQVVNSEFFGLTCHSEINPQTVWNICRLIYRTYSELGEILGCYPISRVSISIENTNGAAKSQHSLPKWASGCYNGSIHLAYCTAGEPVLSILYALLRHEWVHLLVHHLANGHCPAWLDEGLAQNLARPMFQSEKLELQKAVQTEHLLPFTLLSTPFSQLNPKCRKLAYIQSTAIVEFLIQQFGFPKICMLLHQLSNGIPIETAIEQAFERSLAEIPLAGPF, from the coding sequence TTGGCATTATCACATTTTCAACAAGCGACGCTCAGTTATAGACAGGCATGCTACGTTGAATCTATCCAACATTATCTCGCTGGCTTGAAATTAGGAGCGGCACAGCATCACTATATCTATGCCGATCTGGCGAAAGCGTATGAGATGGTTGGAGAATGGGATACCGCATTGGCATGCTTAGACATCGCACTTCAGTTATGCCCTAAGTCGCCAACAGCCCTTAGGCGTAAAGCACGCATTCTTGATGAGAAAGCATGTTACGATACATTGATCTGTTTGGATGATTTTAAGAAACCGCCGCCTCGAAAATTCCTTAAACAATTGCAAGAGAACACCACAAAGTTCTCTAAACAGGTTGTAAATTCGGAATTTTTCGGTCTCACCTGCCATTCCGAAATAAATCCGCAAACGGTATGGAACATCTGCCGACTCATTTACCGAACCTACTCGGAACTCGGTGAAATATTAGGATGTTACCCGATTTCCCGGGTTTCCATATCAATTGAAAACACAAACGGTGCTGCCAAGTCTCAACATTCTCTGCCAAAGTGGGCAAGTGGATGCTACAATGGTAGTATCCATTTAGCATACTGCACAGCCGGGGAGCCTGTCCTCAGCATCTTATATGCACTCCTACGGCATGAGTGGGTTCATCTGCTGGTTCATCATCTGGCAAACGGACATTGCCCTGCATGGCTTGATGAGGGACTCGCACAAAACCTTGCACGTCCTATGTTCCAGTCCGAAAAACTCGAATTGCAAAAAGCGGTTCAGACAGAACACCTACTTCCTTTTACACTACTGAGCACACCATTTAGCCAACTTAATCCAAAATGCCGGAAATTGGCATACATCCAATCCACGGCGATAGTAGAATTTCTCATCCAACAATTCGGTTTCCCTAAAATCTGCATGCTGCTCCACCAATTGAGCAATGGTATCCCGATTGAGACCGCAATTGAACAAGCGTTTGAACGAAGTTTGGCGGAAATTCCGCTCGCAGGCCCGTTCTAA
- the thiE gene encoding thiamine phosphate synthase: MKNIGVLHVITDTTLQSQFTHAELAELAIKGGADTVQFRQKHGTTRELVAIAQQMQTVCTRHNVPLIVNDRADIALAVSATGAHFGQDDMPVSIGRRILSPEAIIGASARTEEKILEAITESADYIGFGPIYGTSSKPDAEEAKGLERLRRMCDIAACPVIAIGGIRVETAGEVIQAGAHGIAVISAVCTHPEPDIATQALLNEIQGAK, translated from the coding sequence ATGAAAAACATCGGCGTTTTACACGTCATCACGGATACAACATTGCAATCTCAATTTACACACGCGGAACTGGCGGAACTCGCAATCAAAGGCGGCGCGGATACGGTGCAATTCCGGCAGAAACACGGAACGACGCGTGAATTGGTAGCAATCGCACAACAGATGCAAACCGTATGCACACGGCACAATGTGCCACTGATTGTGAACGATAGAGCCGACATCGCGCTGGCTGTCAGCGCAACAGGCGCACATTTTGGGCAAGACGACATGCCTGTCTCTATTGGGAGACGAATCCTATCTCCAGAAGCCATCATCGGCGCATCCGCCAGAACCGAAGAAAAAATACTTGAAGCAATTACAGAAAGTGCTGACTATATCGGATTCGGACCCATCTATGGCACCTCTTCAAAACCGGACGCAGAAGAGGCTAAGGGATTAGAACGACTTCGCCGAATGTGCGACATCGCAGCGTGTCCTGTCATCGCTATCGGCGGTATTCGCGTGGAAACCGCGGGCGAAGTTATTCAGGCAGGTGCACACGGCATCGCGGTGATCTCTGCTGTTTGCACACACCCCGAACCAGATATCGCAACACAGGCATTGCTCAACGAAATCCAAGGGGCGAAGTAA
- a CDS encoding tetratricopeptide repeat protein: MITANLLISIIVFAMSGTAEGTIQQYRYAEQIFESGDYQAARREYKRLLFYQPNTEFTDVADYRIAQSYYYQKEPDRAERLFHEFLGAYPNSPFRFQSQLMIGQLQFDAGAYSLARTTLFELLHASEDTEVAAAAHYLRGWCYIHTNDWNKAITELRRADTLQIDALQRKKARQLADTLLAETPLPHKSPQMAGWLSTVVPGSGQLYVGSVKEGILAAALSGTFIYLAVDAIRERRYVDCTGIALVGGQFYWDNRINARRLAAEYNKNHEQELIQTLKRQAKEVSR, from the coding sequence ATGATAACTGCAAATCTTTTAATCTCCATCATAGTCTTTGCGATGAGTGGGACTGCTGAAGGGACGATCCAACAATACCGGTACGCTGAGCAGATTTTTGAATCGGGCGACTATCAAGCAGCGAGGCGTGAGTATAAACGCCTTCTGTTTTATCAACCTAATACAGAATTCACGGATGTAGCGGATTATCGGATCGCGCAGAGCTATTACTACCAGAAAGAACCCGACCGTGCTGAACGTCTGTTTCATGAATTCTTAGGTGCCTATCCAAATTCGCCTTTCCGGTTTCAGAGCCAGTTGATGATTGGACAACTCCAATTTGATGCAGGCGCGTATTCACTGGCACGGACCACGCTCTTTGAACTTCTGCACGCAAGCGAGGACACAGAAGTCGCGGCAGCGGCGCACTATTTGCGCGGTTGGTGCTACATCCATACGAACGATTGGAACAAGGCTATTACAGAATTACGGCGAGCGGATACGCTTCAGATTGATGCGCTGCAGAGAAAAAAGGCGCGTCAATTAGCGGATACGCTTCTTGCAGAAACACCGCTGCCACACAAATCGCCGCAAATGGCAGGATGGCTCTCCACAGTTGTCCCTGGGAGCGGGCAGCTTTATGTCGGAAGCGTTAAAGAAGGTATCCTCGCGGCAGCACTAAGCGGAACGTTCATCTATCTTGCGGTAGATGCGATTCGTGAACGTCGATACGTTGACTGCACCGGCATCGCTTTAGTTGGGGGGCAATTCTACTGGGATAATCGCATCAACGCCCGACGGCTTGCCGCCGAATACAACAAAAATCACGAACAAGAACTCATTCAAACGTTGAAACGTCAAGCCAAAGAAGTTTCACGGTAG